The Sphingobium sp. JS3065 genome includes a region encoding these proteins:
- the tolR gene encoding protein TolR: MAMSGPPSGRRGRHRAPMADINVTPLVDVMLVLLIIFMVTAPLLVTGVPVNLPETRAKGLDQDQKPTVVSVDRDGGVFIDDAQISDAELPGRLAEIMSANAGKAEPPQIFLRADKGLDYGRVMLVMGELNRAGLNKVALVSTGAEDAAVSSGSE, encoded by the coding sequence ATGGCCATGTCCGGTCCTCCATCCGGCCGCCGCGGACGCCATCGCGCGCCGATGGCGGACATCAACGTCACGCCTCTGGTCGACGTCATGCTGGTGCTGCTGATCATCTTCATGGTGACCGCGCCGCTGCTGGTGACCGGCGTGCCGGTGAACCTGCCCGAAACCCGCGCCAAGGGGCTGGACCAGGACCAGAAGCCGACCGTGGTCTCCGTCGACCGCGACGGCGGCGTGTTCATCGACGATGCGCAGATCAGCGATGCCGAACTGCCCGGCCGCCTGGCCGAGATCATGTCCGCCAACGCGGGCAAGGCAGAGCCGCCGCAGATATTCCTGCGCGCCGACAAGGGGCTGGATTATGGCCGTGTGATGCTGGTCATGGGTGAGTTGAACCGGGCGGGCCTGAACAAGGTCGCGCTGGTCAGCACCGGGGCCGAGGACGCTGCCGTAAGCAGCGGTTCAGAATAG